A region of Paenibacillus sp. JNUCC-31 DNA encodes the following proteins:
- a CDS encoding metal ABC transporter solute-binding protein, Zn/Mn family — protein sequence MVKMRSIQRGWMTLAAVVLVIMLTACSGAAETGGSEGKVQVTATTGMIADVAREIGGAYVDVTGLMGPGVDPHLYKASQGDIRKLEQAKVIFYNGLHLEGKMTDILEKMSKSKIVTAVTENIPVDQLRSGKDTGGTEYDPHVWFDVSHWMHATEAVRDTLVEADPEHAEEYKAQAAQYLTKLEALDSEVREKIQEIPEASRVLVTAHDAFGYFGQAYGMNVMGLQGISTAAEYGARDVSELRDYLVDNHIKAVFVESSVPAKAMEAIIAGAAEKGHTVSIGGELFSDAMGAEGTEEGTYIGMIRHNTETIVEALK from the coding sequence ATGGTAAAGATGAGGAGCATTCAGAGAGGATGGATGACGCTGGCGGCTGTTGTTCTGGTTATCATGCTAACAGCATGCTCAGGTGCAGCGGAAACAGGAGGTAGTGAAGGGAAGGTGCAGGTCACAGCCACAACAGGCATGATTGCGGATGTAGCACGTGAGATCGGCGGGGCATATGTTGATGTCACCGGGCTGATGGGCCCAGGGGTAGACCCTCACTTGTACAAGGCTTCGCAGGGAGATATTCGGAAGCTGGAGCAAGCGAAGGTCATTTTCTATAACGGATTGCATCTTGAAGGGAAAATGACAGACATCTTGGAGAAAATGTCCAAGAGCAAAATAGTAACGGCTGTCACGGAGAACATTCCGGTGGATCAATTGCGTTCAGGAAAAGATACAGGCGGAACGGAATACGATCCACACGTCTGGTTTGATGTCAGCCACTGGATGCATGCGACAGAGGCTGTGCGCGATACACTCGTGGAAGCAGACCCGGAACATGCAGAAGAGTACAAGGCCCAGGCAGCGCAGTACCTAACGAAACTGGAGGCATTGGATTCTGAGGTGCGGGAAAAAATCCAGGAGATCCCGGAAGCAAGTCGGGTATTGGTAACTGCGCATGATGCGTTTGGATACTTCGGCCAAGCCTATGGCATGAACGTGATGGGGCTTCAAGGAATCAGTACAGCAGCCGAGTATGGTGCGAGGGATGTCAGCGAGCTGCGGGATTATCTCGTGGACAACCATATCAAGGCTGTATTTGTAGAATCCAGCGTACCGGCAAAGGCAATGGAAGCGATTATTGCCGGGGCAGCCGAAAAAGGTCATACCGTAAGCATTGGTGGTGAATTGTTCTCGGATGCGATGGGTGCTGAGGGAACAGAAGAAGGCACGTATATCGGCATGATCCGCCACAATACCGAGACAATTGTAGAAGCATTAAAATGA